GCCTTGCTGGATCCTTATACGGTGCTTATATATGAATGCGCCGCCTCTTCGAACCAGTGCACCCAGAACATCACAGGCGGCAGGTATGTAAGCGGCGGGGCCGAGAACCTTATCGAATACAACCGTGGCACATGCGACGACTCCACGGTTTACGGCTACGCCCCCCCGCTTGCGCCAGACACGATGTACGCCTCCCTGTTCAGTACCGGCGAGGCTTGGGCGGCGGCCGGTGGCGGCGGCGGTGGTGGAGCCCCAGGCGGCGGTGGTGGAGCCCCAGGCGGCGGTGGTGGAGCCCCAGGCGGTGGTGGTGGAGCCCCAGGTGGTAGCGATTGCGCCAACCGCCCTCATGACTGCACCTCCGTGCACAATAAAGACGTATGCATAACCATAGGGTATGACACCTATTTTTACGTGGACAATTCCGACACCGCAAACCCCCGGCTGGTGCGTTACACCCTGGGGGGCCGCAAAGAGGTTATCTCCAACTATGTGGAAGACCTCCAGTTCTCCGTGGGTGAAGATTCCAGCGGCGATGGCGTTATCCAGTCTGGGGAGTGGGGCGACGGCGTTACCAACGCCGCGGACATCCGCATGGTCAAGTTAAACATAATGGTGAAAGCCACCAGGGAAGACATTGGCAAGGCGCAGGAAGTGGCCCCCACCCTGGAGAACAGCACCATAACCAAAGCCGCCGGGGGGGACCGGTACCGCAGGCGCGTGATGACCAGAACCGTGCGCCTGAGAAACTTAGGCAACGACTAGAGGTTTGATAAAAATCATGAACAGCATGTTATTCCAGCGTTACTCTGAAAGACCGGCGCGCTCCAACCGTGGCGCGGTGCTGATCACCGCCCTTCTCCTCCTGGCGATGATAACGGCGCTGGGGCTGTTTTCGGCCACCCGCGCCTCTATGGAGCAGAGGATATCCACTAACATCCGGGACAACGCCAACATCTTCTTCGCCGCGGAAGGTGGCATCCACCACGGTTTGCAGGTGTTGAAGAACCTGTTCGCGGCGGACACCACCAACAAGGTGAACATCGCCATGGGCCAACCCCCGGTGTGGTCGTTCCTGCTCAACGGCGCCACGCTACC
This DNA window, taken from Nitrospinota bacterium, encodes the following:
- a CDS encoding PilW family protein, whose translation is MMKSRFGRGGFTFIELLIAAAMGVIVLVAAVQMFRSNRIAYELVRQMTQMEENGRVGVDMMAKELRMAGAGSPGLPVNVWDNASTAAVNGSTYSELQASLTVKPGTDIVEIFYSVIPEPISIPSFNANAANVQVPSNKLVGLPGYTTNLGQSEVDALLDPYTVLIYECAASSNQCTQNITGGRYVSGGAENLIEYNRGTCDDSTVYGYAPPLAPDTMYASLFSTGEAWAAAGGGGGGGAPGGGGGAPGGGGGAPGGGGGAPGGSDCANRPHDCTSVHNKDVCITIGYDTYFYVDNSDTANPRLVRYTLGGRKEVISNYVEDLQFSVGEDSSGDGVIQSGEWGDGVTNAADIRMVKLNIMVKATREDIGKAQEVAPTLENSTITKAAGGDRYRRRVMTRTVRLRNLGND